A single window of Amphiura filiformis chromosome 17, Afil_fr2py, whole genome shotgun sequence DNA harbors:
- the LOC140138224 gene encoding beta-3 adrenergic receptor-like, giving the protein MGLVLPTGGTAVPGPRLFVALTWLLISMIGTTGNSLVIIAILLSHKLQTPTNIFVASLATADLLTCLFLIWNVLALLGRDGWPLPQAEWLCATAGFIIFACTGISIYTLATIALNRLIFITKSLQTYQKIFSPTNIKLMVMFTWCVPIGVFLILILAGIGVFGYHMETSICQGFNTHNGGIFFLVTSMCMYPIPLITIITCYTLVFTHIKRHFKKKRENELSTIATFASTSQVESRKSHRPNPATEASTSAEGISTDQSTRRCADGISQRELSITKNLFLVVVAFFICLTPSAIVFLVPRSYFFGLYGAIFMFANSAINPVIYARRHPHFKVVFSALVKCMYDKIPEPTDFLKRFLARRVHPFP; this is encoded by the exons ATGGGTTTAGTTTTACCCACTGGCGGCACAGCTGTACCAGGACCT AGACTTTTTGTTGCACTAACTTGGTTACTAATCTCCATGATTGGCACAACAGGTAACTCCTTAGTGATTATTGCCATATTATTGTCACATAAACTTCAAACACCAACCAACATTTTTGTTGCGAGTCTTGCAACAGCAGACCTTCTGACCTGTTTGTTCCTAATTTGGAATGTTTTAGCCTTATTAGGGCGTGATGGGTGGCCTCTTCCGCAGGCTGAATGGCTGTGTGCTACTGCTGGTTTCATAATCTTCGCCTGCACTGGAATTAGTATCTACACACTTGCTACAATTGCGTTGAATAGACTcattttcataacaaaatcaCTTCAAACATACCAGAAGATTTTTTCACCTACAAACATTAAATTGATGGTAATGTTTACATGGTGTGTCCCGATTGGTGTATTTCTTATCCTAATACTAGCTGGAATTGGGGTGTTTGGATACCATATGGAAACATCTATTTGCCAAGGTTTCAATACGCACAATGGTGGCATATTCTTTCTTGTGACAAGCATGTGTATGTATCCAATACCATTAATCACTATCATTACATGTTACACCCTCGTGTTTACGCACATCAAGAgacattttaaaaagaaaagagaaaatgaaCTAAGCACAATAGCTACATTTGCTTCAACATCTCAAGTTGAGTCCAGAAAAAGTCACAGACCGAATCCCGCAACTGAAGCGTCGACATCTGCAGAAGGAATCAGTACTGATCAGTCCACTCGAAGGTGTGCAGATGGCATCAGTCAAAGAGAACTTAGTATTACCAAAAACTTATTCTTGGTGGTCGTAGCGTTCTTTATTTGCTTAACACCATCCGCCATTGTTTTTTTGGTTCCCAGGAGTTATTTTTTTGGGCTTTATGGGGCAATTTTCATGTTTGCTAATTCAGCAATTAATCCTGTCATCTACGCACGTCGTCATCCGCACTTTAAAGTAGTTTTTAGTGCTTTAGTCAAATGCATGTATGATAAGATTCCAGAACCAACAGATTTCTTGAAAAGATTTCTTGCCAGACGAGTTCATCCATTCCCATGA
- the LOC140138225 gene encoding allatostatin-A receptor-like, translated as MSKPAFLNDSLTSDLEINTASSVTVYSYIERLFVGLTWLLISVFGTTGNSLVIIAILLSRKLQTPTNVFVASLATADLMTCLFLIWNVLALLGRDGWPLPQAEWLCSLVGFMVYFCTGISVYTLAIIALNRLIFITKSLQTYQKIFSRINIRLMVMFTWCVQFGAFLSIMLAGVGEYQYDTESSTCIGLNKHSYSGLFDIVTSIFVYPIPLITIITSYTLVFTYIKKHFKKKRMNELRTIASTASTSQMASVRGKLVTKNLFLVVVAFFICYSPCAIALVIPGGSYYLLYGVALVFANSAINPVIYARRHPHFKIVITALIKCQYDKIPEPTDFLKRFHARRVHPLP; from the exons ATGTCAAAGCCAGCATTTCTCAACGATTCCTTGACATCAGATTTGGAAATAAACACCGCATCTTCTGTAACAGTATACTCGTATATTGAGAGACTTTTCGTTGGACTAACTTGGCTACTAATTTCAGTATTTGGTACAACTGGTAACTCTTTAGTGATTATTGCCATATTATTGTCACGTAAACTTCAAACACCAACTAATGTTTTTGTTGCGAGTCTTGCAACAGCGGATCTTATGACCTGTTTGTTCTTAATTTGGAATGTTTTAGCCTTATTAGGGCGTGATGGGTGGCCTCTTCCGCAGGCTGAATGGCTATGTTCTCTTGTGGGTTTCATGGTATACTTCTGCACTGGAATTAGTGTTTACACACTTGCTATAATTGCGTTGAATAGACTCATTTTCATAACAAAATCCCTTCAAACATACCAGAAGATTTTTTCACGAATAAACATTAGATTGATGGTAATGTTCACCTGGTGTGTCCAGTTTGGTGCATTTCTTAGCATAATGTTAGCAGGAGTCGGTGAGTATCAATATGATACAGAATCATCTACTTGCATTGGTTTAAATAAGCACTCATACAGTGGCCTATTCGATATCGTGACAAGCATATTTGTGTATCCAATACCATTAATAACTATCATCACCAGTTACACCCTAGTGTTTACGTACAtcaagaaacattttaaaaagaagAGAATGAATGAACTCCGCACAATCGCTTCGACTGCTTCAACATCTCAA ATGGCATCAGTCAGAGGGAAATTGGTTACCAAAAACTTATTCCTGGTGGTCGTAGCGTTCTTTATTTGCTACTCACCATGCGCCATTGCTCTTGTAATTCCAGGGGGTTCTTATTACTTGCTTTATGGGGTAGCTTTAGTGTTTGCTAATTCAGCAATTAATCCTGTCATCTACGCACGTCGTCATCCGCACTTTAAAATTGTTATTACTGCTCTCATCAAATGTCAGTATGATAAGATTCCAGAACCAACAGATTTCTTGAAAAGATTTCATGCCAGAAGAGTTCATCCATTACCATGA